A stretch of the Aphis gossypii isolate Hap1 chromosome 2, ASM2018417v2, whole genome shotgun sequence genome encodes the following:
- the LOC114127445 gene encoding myosin light chain alkali has protein sequence MELSKDDIERVNFVWGIYDSTNEGVDAFYLGDLLRALEMNPTLATIEKMGGTKKKGEKKLMVDEFYPIFAQVIKDKDQGVYEDFIECLKLYDKAEDGHMIGGELTHILLSLGEKLSDAELDEVVKDCMEPEDEDGMIPYVPFLAKVCGKPVPADDNPFNK, from the exons ATG gAATTGTCCAAAGACGACATTGAAC gCGTGAACTTCGTCTGGGGTATCTACGACAGCACCAATGAAGGTGTCGATGCCTTCTACTTGGGCGATCTGCTCCGTGCTTTGGAAATGAACCCAACTTTGGCCACCATCGAAAAGATGGGTGGAACCAAAAAGAAGG GCGAAAAGAAATTGATGGTGGATGAGTTCTACCCAATTTTCGCACAGGTGATTAAGGACAAGGACCAAGGAGTGTACGAAGATTTTATTGAGTGCCTGAAACTCTACGACAAAGCCGAAGACGGTCACATGATCGGTGGTGAATTGACTCACATTCTCCTCTCTTTAG GAGAGAAATTGTCCGACGCAGAACTTGATGAAGTCGTCAAGGACTGCATGGAGCCAGAAGACGAAGACGGCATGATCCCATATGTCC CGTTTCTGGCCAAAGTTTGCGGAAAGCCCGTACCGGCCGACGACAACCCGTTCAACAAGTAA
- the LOC114127441 gene encoding protogenin B-like yields MATATASAVIVLLLLLHMLTVGSVARADMTADIGSDITWITEPPEDGVAVRSKPFTLQCHSTLPNATYLWMYNNRTLDLVNDSRRQILPNGSLFFKTVVNRKGGDAGSYRCIVQTPTGAVSSKTVTLLTAVIHDFDVHPFNVTVSSEASRSVIRFNCHVNSVPLATIMWQKNGVALSSNNNKFVTKVPGVLYIKQVNENDAGEYRCVGKNQLLNKTKYSEVGHLVVNKINIGGSSGSQSGLQKLAFISPNVFNTNVKYVTEGDNVTFECVATGVPIPQLNWSFINSTGYRHNTILNDEETSVNILSLTRVSSKDSGIYTCHALQSMTGWPDMPRAQNFRLEVMTPPNIIIPPETQTMPIANTIRFRCVAEGNPTPNITWYHNGQRLKLNGRIKAKSKQLLLVSNTVSSDSGFYQCFASNQYGTVWAGAMLNISSSPFEPSPPINISCRTLSSSQIQVSWRKSPTDIPDDPPILVRDDSTQLGSSHSGVQSSSSSATVSTDISNKVSRAYSIHYMPTDGGEETQQVSVNHSIIVEKLKPYKNYTFYVRVYNGRSGSDQSEKVTCKTQDGAPQTVPELIVTPLSPISLHVEWAAINVNLANGAVTQYQVMWKRLHSSSNYIHFLPNDARQYTITGLKPGEQYEVQVLGATQNGLPNIDFSWHLIELPSINPILPIPILMFSIDRSIIRLSWLVNDQSIKFDSFKLMYRTTSQTNQSVMLLHTLRPDTNHHMIHYTSDLDVYEVLLNCISESGEGKSAYRTIAVMSDMLSPPSQIEAVATSLQTLNLSWVSLDFVDPSSLVFVINYKPISNFSQNSTTIYTDTGVFSFELAGLKPYSLYEIKIAVQDKNNRKSEFSQKIQIRTLQGVPGIVEQIELQWINTSTVRITWVEPIKSNGVIMGYYVSYTSELHIPPTSWIQLNVSRHKNSLDLIDLNNNTQYFFMVRAATDAGFGPQSGIYTITPLTTLINPPVNSKYPANSPALYMEDQQLLGIVIGCVIGVCCILICTTSIVLKRQCVKAERVRDPQQNSMGTDVAYCAQHLRPFTIDRDHHEESVPLNDVNYITRHIDGRSRYSNNMSGMALPLLDQSNPGDHDITNVHIIENPQCTVDVDGYDVDSLLSESAEGGAGTEESGCSDQLAKSHKGGGDSSVVDDGFHEHVVS; encoded by the exons caCGAGCGGACATGACGGCCGACATTGGATCAGATATAACGTGGATCACCGAGCCACCCGAGGATGGCGTTGCGGTCCGCAGTAAGCCTTTTACGTTACAATGTCATTCAACCCTGCCTAATGCCACGTATCTATGGATGTACAACAATCGCACTTTGGATCTAGTCAATGACTCGCGCCGCCAGATTCTTCCCAACGGCTCTCTGTTTTTCAAAACC gtggTGAACAGAAAAGGTGGCGACGCGGGATCTTATAGATGTATAGTACAAACGCCCACCGGTGCAGTTTCCTCAAAAACAGTTACATTACTCACAGCAG taaTTCATGACTTTGATGTACATCCATTCAATGTAACAGTTAGTTCAGAAGCTAGTCGTTCTGTTATTCGATTTAACTGTCATGTGAATTCCGTTCCTTTAGCAACTATTATGTGGCAGAAAAATGGAGTTGCCTTGTccagtaacaataataa gTTTGTAACCAAAGTTCCTggtgtactatatattaaacaagttAATGAGAATGATGCTGGCgagtatag atGTGTGGGAAAAAATCAactattgaataaaacaaaatacagtgAAGTTGGTCATTTGGTTGtcaataagataaatattggTGGATCTTCTGGATCACAATCGGGTCTTCAAAAATTAGCATTTATTTCGCCGAATGTTTTCAACACAAATGTAAAGTATGTGACTGAAGGTGATAATGTAACATTTGAATGTGTGGCCACTGGTGTTCCAATTCCTCAGCTCAATTGGTCATTTATAAACTCTAcag GATACCgacataatactatacttaatGATGAAGAGACTTCTGTCaacatattaagtttaacaagAGTAAGTTCAAAGGATTCGGGAATATACACATGTCATGCATTACAATCTATGACAGGATGGCCAGATATGCCACGTGCTCAa aattttcgaTTAGAAGTGATGACACCTCCTAACATCATTATTCCACCAGAAACACAAACTATGCCTATAGCAAATACTATTCGCTTTAGGTGTGTAGCTGAAGGTAATCCCACTCCTAATATAACATGGTATCACAATGGTcaacgtttaaaattaaatg gCCGTATAAAAGCCAAGAGCAAACAACTTTTATTAGTTAGTAATACAGTATCAAGTGACTCTGGATTCTATCAATGTTTTGCCTCTAATCAATATGGGACTGTATGGGCAGGAGCAATGCTCAATATTAGCTCATCTCCATTTGAACCTTCACCACCTATTAATATCAGCTGCCGTACATTATCTTCTTCTCAAATTCAAGTATCTTGGCGAAAGTCTCCAACAGATATCCCTGATGATCCACCTATCCTTGTTCGCGATGATTCTACACAACTTGGTTCTTCCCATAGTGGTGTgcaatcatcatcatcatctgcTACTGTGTCTacagatatttcaaataaagtatCCAGAGCATATTCAATACACTATATGCCTACag aCGGTGGAGAAGAAACACAACAAGTTAGTGTAAACCATTCTATTAttgtagaaaaattgaaaccaTACAAAAACTACACTTTTTATGTACGAGTCTATAATGGTAGATCTGGATCTGATCAGTCTGAAAAAGTCACTTGCAAAACTCAAGACGgag CGCCACAAACAGTTCCAGAATTAATTGTTACTCCTCTTAGTCCAATTTCATTACATGTAGAATGGGCtgcaattaatgtaaatttggCTAATGGTGCAGTCACTCAATATCAAGTAATGTGGAAGCGATTACATAGTTCATCtaattacattcattttttaccTAATGATGCCAgacaatatacaataacag GACTGAAGCCAGGAGAACAATATGAAGTGCAAGTATTAGGCGCAACACAAAATGGATTACCTAACATTGATTTTTCGTGGCATTTAATTGAGTTGCCGAGTATTAATCCTATTTTGccgatacctattttaatgtttagcaTTGACCGATCAATTATAAGG ctTTCTTGGCTTGTCAATGAccaatcaattaaatttgattcatTTAAACTAATGTATCGTACTACTAGCCAAACAAACCAGTCAGTTATGTTACTGCATACACTCAGACCAGACACAAATCATCATATGATACATTATACTA GTGATTTGGATGTTTATGAAGTCCTATTAAACTGTATATCTGAAAGTGGTGAAGGCAAATCAGCATATAGAACTATAGCAGTAATGTCTGATATGTTGTCACCACCATCTCAGATCGAAGCTGTTGCTACATCACTTCAGACATTGAATTTGTCGTGGGTTTCTTTGGATTTTGTTGATCCATCTTCTTTGgtatttgttattaactataaaccaATATCTAATTTTTCTCAGAACTCTACTACAATTTACACTGATAC aggtgtattttcatttgaacTAGCAGGACTTAAACCTTATAGtttgtatgaaataaaaatagcagttcaagataaaaataacagaaaaagTGAATTCAGTCAAAAGATACAGATACGCACACTTCAAGgag ttcCTGGTATAGTTGAACAAATAGAATTACAATGGATAAATACTAGTACTGTTCGTATAACTTGGGTAGAGCCAATAAAATCAAACGGTGTGATTATGGGATATTATGTTTCTTATACATCCGAACTTCACATTCCACCTACATCCTGGATACAATTAAATGTCTCTCGACATAAAAACTCATTagat TTGATagatttaaacaataacactCAATACTTCTTTATGGTACGTGCTGCTACTGATGCTGGATTTGGTCCACAAAGTGGAATATATACCATTACACCATTAACTACACTTATTAATCCACCAGTTAATTCTAAATATCCTGCCAATTCACCAGCATTATATATGGAAGATCAGCAGCTATTAGGTATAGTGATCGGTTGTGTGATTGGAGTTTGTTGCATACTAATATGTACTACAAGTATTGTGTTGAAACGTCAATGTGTGAAAGCTGAACGAGTACGAGATCCCCAACAAAACTCAATGGGTACCGACGTGGCTTATTGTGCTCAACATCTACGACCATTTACTATTGATCGTGATCATCATGAGGAAAGTGTTCCCTTAAacgatgtaaattatattactcgGCACATTGATGGAAGAAGTCGATACTCAAATAACATGTCTGGCATGGCTTTGCCACTTCTTGATCAAAGTAATCCAGGAGATCATGACATAACAAATGTCCACATCATTGAAAACCCTCAG tgtactgTTGATGTTGATGGTTATGATGTGGACAGTCTGTTAAGTGAATCAGCTGAAGGTGGTGCAGGCACGGAAGAGTCTGGTTGCAGTGACCAACTAGCTAAGAGCCATAAAGGTGGTGGTGATTCCAGTGTGGTTGATGATGGATTTCATGAACATGTTGTGAGCTAA